A region of Arabidopsis thaliana chromosome 5, partial sequence DNA encodes the following proteins:
- the SNX2a gene encoding sorting nexin 2A (sorting nexin 2A (SNX2a); FUNCTIONS IN: phosphoinositide binding; INVOLVED IN: signal transduction, intracellular signaling pathway; LOCATED IN: cellular_component unknown; EXPRESSED IN: 24 plant structures; EXPRESSED DURING: 13 growth stages; CONTAINS InterPro DOMAIN/s: Vps5 C-terminal (InterPro:IPR015404), Phox-like (InterPro:IPR001683); BEST Arabidopsis thaliana protein match is: sorting nexin 2B (TAIR:AT5G07120.1); Has 30201 Blast hits to 17322 proteins in 780 species: Archae - 12; Bacteria - 1396; Metazoa - 17338; Fungi - 3422; Plants - 5037; Viruses - 0; Other Eukaryotes - 2996 (source: NCBI BLink).), producing MMGSENADGFEETNLNAQRDDMENLDLGVDGGDHPLKISDVNGDTSNSGYRSAMSTLSNVRDPLSPPPTVMIPADSDPLLAPSSYEDFRSSFSSKPISSDNSYIEPPSYADVIFSPFDENSDSEINGTEDNSLHSQFSDSLSRSPSSSSSDYIKITVSNPQKEQEISNSIVGGNTYITYQITTRTNLPDFGGPSEFSVRRRFRDVVTLADRLAETYRGFCIPPRPDKSVVESQVMQKQEFVEQRRVALEKYLRRLSAHPVIRNSDELKVFLQVQGKLPLPMSTDVASRMLDGAVKLPKQLFGEGGASAVPVTEVGQPARGGRDLLRLFKELRQSVSNDWGGSKPPVVEEDKEFLEKKEKMHDLEQQIINASQQAESLVKAQQDMGETMGELGLAFIKLTKFENEEAVCNPQRTRANDMKNLATAAVKASRFYRELNSQTVKHLDTLHEYLGMMMAVQGAFADRSSALLTVQTLLSELPSLQTRVEKLEAASSKVFGGDKSRIRKIEELKETIKVTEDAKNVAIKGYERIKENNRSEVERLDRERRADFMNMMKGFVVNQVGYAEKMGNVWAKVAEETSQYDREKQSS from the exons ATGATGGGCTCAGAGAATGCCGATGGATTCGAAGAAACTAATCTCAATGCGCAAAGGGATGATATGGAGAATCTCGACCTAGGAGTAGATGGTGGTGACCATCCTCTGAAGATAAGCGATGTCAACGGTGATACATCGAACTCTGGTTACCGTAGCGCCATGTCAACACTCTCCAACGTCCGTGACCCGCTCTCGCCGCCACCGACCGTTATGATTCCAGCTGATTCTGATCCACTCCTTGCGCCATCCTCCTACGAAGATTTCCGCAGCAGCTTCAGCTCTAAGCCGATCAGCAGCGATAACTCCTACATCGAGCCTCCGTCGTATGCAGATGTTATCTTCAGTCCCTTTGATGAGAACTCAGATAGCGAGATTAACGGTACCGAGGATAATAGCCTTCATAGTCAATTCTCAGATTCACTATCGagatctccttcttcttcaagctctgaTTACATCAAGATCACTGTATCTAACCCTCAGAAAGAGCAGGAGATTTCAAATTCCATTGTTGGAGGAAACACTTACATCACCTACCAAATTACGACCAGAACGAATCTCCCTGACTTTGGCGGCCCATCGGAGTTTAGCGTGCGAAGAAGATTCAGAGATGTTGTCACATTGGCTGATCGATTGGCTGAGACGTATAGAGGGTTCTGCATACCACCACGGCCAGATAAGAGCGTCGTAGAGAGCCAAGTAATGCAGAAACAAGAGTTCGTGGAGCAGAGAAGAGTTGCATTGGAGAAATACTTGCGCAGGCTAAGTGCACACCCTGTTATTAGGAACAGTGACGAGTTGAAAGTGTTTCTTCAGGTGCAAGGGAAGTTGCCACTACCAATGAGTACTGATGTGGCCTCTCGGATGTTGGATGGGGCGGTGAAGCTCCCAAAACAGTTGTTCGGTGAAGGCGGAGCCTCTGCAGTGCCGGTGACTGAGGTGGGTCAGCCTGCAAGAGGAGGTAGGGATCTGCTGAGATTATTCAAGGAGCTGAGGCAGTCAGTTTCTAATGACTGGGGTGGATCAAAACCTCccgttgttgaagaagataaagagttcttggaaaagaaggagaagatgcaTGATCTTGAGCAGCAAATTATCAATGCCTCACAGCAG GCGGAATCCCTTGTGAAAGCACAGCAAGACATGGGTGAAACCATGGGTGAACTGGGATTAGCATTCATTAAGCTGACTAAGTTCGAGAACGAGGAAGCTGTCTGCAACCCCCAAAGAACTCGTGCTAATGATATGAAGAATTTAGCCACTGCTGCTGTAAAAGCAAGCAGATTTTATAGGGAGTTGAATTCCCAAACTGTCAAACACTTG GACACACTCCATGAGTACCTTGGCATGATGATGGCTGTCCAAGGCGCATTTGCAGATAGATCTAGTGCTTTACTGACAGTTCAGACGCTTCTATCAGAGCTTCCTTCTCTGCAAACTAGAGTTGAGAAGCTAGAGGCTGCATCATCGAAGGTATTTGGTGGTGACAAATCAAGGATCCGAAAAATAGAAGagttaaaagaaacaatcaagGTCACTGAGGATGCAAAAAATGTTGCCATCAAAGGGTATGAGCGAATCAAG GAAAACAACCGATCTGAGGTTGAGAGGTTGGACAGAGAAAGGCGTGCAGACTTCATGAACATGATGAAGGGTTTTGTTGTTAACCAG GTTGGATACGCAGAGAAAATGGGAAACGTCTGGGCAAAGGTTGCAGAAGAGACCAGCCAATACGATAGAGAGAAGCAGAGCAGCTaa
- a CDS encoding Tetratricopeptide repeat (TPR)-like superfamily protein (Tetratricopeptide repeat (TPR)-like superfamily protein; FUNCTIONS IN: binding; INVOLVED IN: biological_process unknown; LOCATED IN: cellular_component unknown; EXPRESSED IN: 23 plant structures; EXPRESSED DURING: 13 growth stages; CONTAINS InterPro DOMAIN/s: N-acetyltransferase B complex, non-catalytic subunit (InterPro:IPR019183), Tetratricopeptide-like helical (InterPro:IPR011990), Tetratricopeptide repeat-containing (InterPro:IPR013026), Tetratricopeptide repeat (InterPro:IPR019734); Has 35333 Blast hits to 34131 proteins in 2444 species: Archae - 798; Bacteria - 22429; Metazoa - 974; Fungi - 991; Plants - 531; Viruses - 0; Other Eukaryotes - 9610 (source: NCBI BLink).): MRRWGLWEQETNVHTVAESDNFQSFPDRVEILCLTGTESFDVKGQQLIKTLQKGFPTKFLSSQMSSKFGLAGGIPERRVRPIWDAIDSRQFKNALKLVTSLLAKYPKSPYALALKALIHERMGKTDEALSVCLDAKELLYKDDLALMDDLTLSTLQIVLQRLDHLDLATSCYAHACGKYPNNLELMMGLFNCYVREYSFVKQQQTAIKMYKLAGEERFLLWAVCSIQLQVLCDKSGEKLLLLAEGLLKKHIASHSMHEPEALMVYISLLEQQSKYNDALEVLSGDLGSLLMIEVDKLRIQGRLLARANDYSAAVDVYKKILELSPDDWECFLHYLGCLLEDDSIWKYFDNIDQIHPTKHIECKFSHLTEEMFDSRISSASDLVQKLQRDAENSNLRGPYLAELEIEKRKFLFGKKNEDKLLESLLQYFLKFGHLACYASDVEAYLQVLSPNKKAGFVEMLVKNSDSSASATKVLGQTTTILKVQELTGNIFGLPTDEIEASAVKLAKLYCQNLSLSKDLDPQESMFGEELLSLISNMLVQLFWRTRDFGYLAEAIMVLELGLTIRGHVWQYKILLLHIYSYVGALPLAFERYKALDVKNILTETVSHHILRQMLESPMWVDLSNLLKDYLKFMDDHLRESADLTFLAYRHRNYSKVIEFVLFKQRLQHSNQYQAARVEASVLQLKQNADSFEEEERILENLKSGVQLVELSNEIGSRTLKFNEDMQTRPWWTPCPEKNYLLGPFEEISYCPPKENVKEEREENMKRAIQRKSLLPRMIYLSIQCTPTALKESVETNGSGGDIDVCEELKCLLEDYTKMLGCSLSDAVEMITEISQGARTSESLGSNLVDWLNFAVFWNAWSLSSQEHWHVLNSLFERLILDRVRSMGSSDMSSCYSDVQVLVQIITEPLAWHSLIIQACTRSSLPSGKKKKKNQHSDQLSSSPISQAIKDSIQLLCSTIQDVSNWLLNQLNNPEDGQVEGFLTTLKRDGNAAGPGQILGVLESFIASSEESEVGNRIFQALKSWNTADTARKTVMAQQRVLREFLQICESKRKLLETLKQQMSHV, from the exons ATGCGCAGGTGGGGACTATGGGAGCAGGAGACTAACGTGCACACCGTGGCGG AATCTGACAACTTTCAG AGCTTCCCTGATCGTGTCGAAATCCTGTGTTTAACTGGAACCGAGTCTTTTGATGTAAAAGGTCAACAACTCATAAAGACACTTCAAAAAGGTTTTCCGACAAAATTCTTATCTTCTCAGATGTCTTCCAAATTCGGGTTAGCGGGTGGAATACCGGAGCGACGTGTTCGACCCATCTGGGATGCAATCGATTCTCGTCAGTTCAAGAATGCTCTAAAGCTTGTCACTTCGCTTCTCGCTAAGTACCCTAAATCTCCTTATGCTTTA GCGCTAAAAGCTCTGATTCATGAGAGAATGGGGAAAACAGATGAGGCACTCTCTGTTTGTTTGGATGCTAAAGAGCTTTTGTACAAAGATGATTTAGCGTTGATGGATGATCTTACTCTTAGTACATTGCAAATTGTATTGCAGAGACTTGATCACT tGGACTTGGCTACTAGTTGTTATGCTCATGCCTGTGGCAAATACCCTAATAATTTGGAGCTTATGATGGGGCTCTTCAATTGCTATGTTCGCGAATATTCATTTGTGAAGCAGCAACAG ACAGCCATCAAAATGTACAAACTTGCCGGAGAAGAAAGGTTCTTACTTTGGGCTGTTTGTAGCATCCAATTACAA GTGCTATGCGATAAGAGTGGGGAGAAGCTGTTGCTTCTGGCTGAGGGTTTACTTAAGAAGCACATTGCCTCTCATAGTATGCATGAGCCAGAAG CTCTCATGGTGTATATCTCTTTGCTGGAACAACAATCCAAATACAATGATGCTTTAGAAGTCCTTTCTGGAGATTTGGGATCTCTTTTGATGATTGAAGTCGATAAACTACGGATACAG GGGAGACTCCTTGCTAGGGCAAATGACTATTCTGCTGCTGTTGATgtctataaaaaaatcttagaattgAG TCCAGATGATTGGGAGTGTTTCCTACACTATCTCGGCTGTCTGCTTGAAGATGACAGCATCTGGAAATACTTTGACAATATTGATCAAATTCATCCGACAAAGCACATAGAATGCAAATTTTCTCACCTTACGGAAGAAATG TTTGATTCTCGTATATCAAGTGCCTCAGATTTGGTGCAGAAATTACAGAGGGACGCTGAGAATAGTAATTTAAGGGGTCCGTACTTGGCAGAACTGGAaattgagaagagaaaattcTTATTTGGGAAGAAGAACGAAGACAAGTTACTAGAATCGTTACTGCAGTATTTTCTTAA ATTTGGTCATTTAGCTTGCTATGCTTCCGACGTTGAGGCATACCTACAAGTATTATCCCCAAATAAAAAGGCAGGATTTGTGGAAATGCTAGTGAAAAATTCTGATTCTTCTGCGTCAGCAACCAAAGTGCTCggtcaaacaacaacaattctCAAAGTCCAAGAACTGACGGGAAACATTTTTGGGCTTCCTACAGACG AAATTGAAGCCTCTGCTGTCAAACTGGCAAAGTTATACTGccaaaatctttctctttctaaGGACTTGGACCCTCAAGAGAGCATGTTTGGGGAAGAacttttatctttgattagCAACATGTTGGTCCAG TTATTCTGGAGAACTCGAGATTTTGGCTATCTTGCTGAAGCTATAATGGTTCTTGAGCTGGGCTTGACCATCAGAGG ACATGTATGGCAGTACAAGATCTTGCTGTTGCacatatattcatatgttgGTGCTCTTCCACTTGCATTTGAACG GTATAAAGCTCTTGATGTGAAGAACATCTTGACGGAAACAGTTTCACACCATATTCTACGTCAAATGTTGGAATCTCCAATGTGGGTGGACTTAAGTAATCTCCTAAAAGACTATCTCAAGTTTATGGATGATCATTTGAGAGAGTCTGCAGACCTCACATTTCTTGCTTACCGCCATAGAAATTACTCAAAA GTGATCGAATTTGTCCTATTCAAACAACGATTGCAGCACTCAAACCAGTACCAAGCTGCAAGGGTTGAAGCGTCTGTCTTGCAATTGAAGCAGAACGCAGACAgctttgaggaagaagag CGCATTCTTGAAAATCTGAAATCTGGAGTTCAACTTGTGGAGCTCTCAAATGAAATTGGATCCAGGACACTTAAGTTCAATGAAGATATGCAAACACGTCCGTGGTGGACACCTTGTCCTGAGAAAAACTATCTACTAG GTCCGTTTGAAGAAATTTCTTACTGTCCTCCCAAAGAGAATGTG AAAGAAGAACgtgaagaaaatatgaaacGAGCCATCCAGAGAAAATCCCTTCTACCTCGGATGATATATCTCTCTATTCAGTGCACGCCAACGGCATTAAAGGAAAGTGTTGAAACCAATGGGTCTGGAGGTGACATCGACGTCTGTGAAGAACTTAAGTGTTTGCTGGAGGACTACACAAAAATGTTGGGATGTTCTCTAAGTGACGCTGTAGAAATGATCACAGAGATCTCACAGGGTGCAAGGACTTCCGAG AGCCTCGGTTCAAATTTGGTGGACTGGTTAAATTTTGCGGTGTTTTGGAATGCGTGGAGCCTAAGTTCCCAGGAGCACTGGCATGTGTTGAACTCCCTGTTTGAGAGGCTTATTCTGGATAGAGTCAGATCAATGGGATCTTCAGACATGAGTTCTTGCTACTCTGATGTCCAGGTCTTGGTTCAGATCATCACCGAACCGTTGGCGTGGCACAGTCTTATCATTCAGGCCTGCACCCGCTCGTCTCTCCCATCtgggaaaaagaagaagaaaaatcaacattcAGATCAATTATCTTCGTCCCCCATATCACAAGCAATCAAAGATTCTATACAGTTACTATGCAGCACAATACAAGATGTTTCTAACTGGCTACTGAATCAACTGAACAATCCAGAAGATGGTCAAGTGGAGGGATTTCTGACAACTCTGAAGAGAGATGGAAATGCAGCAGGACCAGGTCAGATTCTTGGGGTACTAGAGAGTTTCATCGCATCCAGCGAAGAATCGGAGGTTGGAAATCGCATCTTTCAAGCACTGAAATCATGGAACACGGCAGATACCGCACGTAAAACAGTCATGGCGCAACAGAGAGTCCTCCGTGAGTTTCTCCAGATCTGTGAATCTAAGAGAAAGCTACTGGAAACGCTCAAGCAACAGATGTCCCATGTTTGA
- a CDS encoding Tetratricopeptide repeat (TPR)-like superfamily protein, with amino-acid sequence MSSKFGLAGGIPERRVRPIWDAIDSRQFKNALKLVTSLLAKYPKSPYALALKALIHERMGKTDEALSVCLDAKELLYKDDLALMDDLTLSTLQIVLQRLDHLDLATSCYAHACGKYPNNLELMMGLFNCYVREYSFVKQQQTAIKMYKLAGEERFLLWAVCSIQLQVLCDKSGEKLLLLAEGLLKKHIASHSMHEPEALMVYISLLEQQSKYNDALEVLSGDLGSLLMIEVDKLRIQGRLLARANDYSAAVDVYKKILELSPDDWECFLHYLGCLLEDDSIWKYFDNIDQIHPTKHIECKFSHLTEEMFDSRISSASDLVQKLQRDAENSNLRGPYLAELEIEKRKFLFGKKNEDKLLESLLQYFLKFGHLACYASDVEAYLQVLSPNKKAGFVEMLVKNSDSSASATKVLGQTTTILKVQELTGNIFGLPTDEIEASAVKLAKLYCQNLSLSKDLDPQESMFGEELLSLISNMLVQLFWRTRDFGYLAEAIMVLELGLTIRGHVWQYKILLLHIYSYVGALPLAFERYKALDVKNILTETVSHHILRQMLESPMWVDLSNLLKDYLKFMDDHLRESADLTFLAYRHRNYSKVIEFVLFKQRLQHSNQYQAARVEASVLQLKQNADSFEEEERILENLKSGVQLVELSNEIGSRTLKFNEDMQTRPWWTPCPEKNYLLGPFEEISYCPPKENVKEEREENMKRAIQRKSLLPRMIYLSIQCTPTALKESVETNGSGGDIDVCEELKCLLEDYTKMLGCSLSDAVEMITEISQGARTSESLGSNLVDWLNFAVFWNAWSLSSQEHWHVLNSLFERLILDRVRSMGSSDMSSCYSDVQVLVQIITEPLAWHSLIIQACTRSSLPSGKKKKKNQHSDQLSSSPISQAIKDSIQLLCSTIQDVSNWLLNQLNNPEDGQVEGFLTTLKRDGNAAGPGQILGVLESFIASSEESEVGNRIFQALKSWNTADTARKTVMAQQRVLREFLQICESKRKLLETLKQQMSHV; translated from the exons ATGTCTTCCAAATTCGGGTTAGCGGGTGGAATACCGGAGCGACGTGTTCGACCCATCTGGGATGCAATCGATTCTCGTCAGTTCAAGAATGCTCTAAAGCTTGTCACTTCGCTTCTCGCTAAGTACCCTAAATCTCCTTATGCTTTA GCGCTAAAAGCTCTGATTCATGAGAGAATGGGGAAAACAGATGAGGCACTCTCTGTTTGTTTGGATGCTAAAGAGCTTTTGTACAAAGATGATTTAGCGTTGATGGATGATCTTACTCTTAGTACATTGCAAATTGTATTGCAGAGACTTGATCACT tGGACTTGGCTACTAGTTGTTATGCTCATGCCTGTGGCAAATACCCTAATAATTTGGAGCTTATGATGGGGCTCTTCAATTGCTATGTTCGCGAATATTCATTTGTGAAGCAGCAACAG ACAGCCATCAAAATGTACAAACTTGCCGGAGAAGAAAGGTTCTTACTTTGGGCTGTTTGTAGCATCCAATTACAA GTGCTATGCGATAAGAGTGGGGAGAAGCTGTTGCTTCTGGCTGAGGGTTTACTTAAGAAGCACATTGCCTCTCATAGTATGCATGAGCCAGAAG CTCTCATGGTGTATATCTCTTTGCTGGAACAACAATCCAAATACAATGATGCTTTAGAAGTCCTTTCTGGAGATTTGGGATCTCTTTTGATGATTGAAGTCGATAAACTACGGATACAG GGGAGACTCCTTGCTAGGGCAAATGACTATTCTGCTGCTGTTGATgtctataaaaaaatcttagaattgAG TCCAGATGATTGGGAGTGTTTCCTACACTATCTCGGCTGTCTGCTTGAAGATGACAGCATCTGGAAATACTTTGACAATATTGATCAAATTCATCCGACAAAGCACATAGAATGCAAATTTTCTCACCTTACGGAAGAAATG TTTGATTCTCGTATATCAAGTGCCTCAGATTTGGTGCAGAAATTACAGAGGGACGCTGAGAATAGTAATTTAAGGGGTCCGTACTTGGCAGAACTGGAaattgagaagagaaaattcTTATTTGGGAAGAAGAACGAAGACAAGTTACTAGAATCGTTACTGCAGTATTTTCTTAA ATTTGGTCATTTAGCTTGCTATGCTTCCGACGTTGAGGCATACCTACAAGTATTATCCCCAAATAAAAAGGCAGGATTTGTGGAAATGCTAGTGAAAAATTCTGATTCTTCTGCGTCAGCAACCAAAGTGCTCggtcaaacaacaacaattctCAAAGTCCAAGAACTGACGGGAAACATTTTTGGGCTTCCTACAGACG AAATTGAAGCCTCTGCTGTCAAACTGGCAAAGTTATACTGccaaaatctttctctttctaaGGACTTGGACCCTCAAGAGAGCATGTTTGGGGAAGAacttttatctttgattagCAACATGTTGGTCCAG TTATTCTGGAGAACTCGAGATTTTGGCTATCTTGCTGAAGCTATAATGGTTCTTGAGCTGGGCTTGACCATCAGAGG ACATGTATGGCAGTACAAGATCTTGCTGTTGCacatatattcatatgttgGTGCTCTTCCACTTGCATTTGAACG GTATAAAGCTCTTGATGTGAAGAACATCTTGACGGAAACAGTTTCACACCATATTCTACGTCAAATGTTGGAATCTCCAATGTGGGTGGACTTAAGTAATCTCCTAAAAGACTATCTCAAGTTTATGGATGATCATTTGAGAGAGTCTGCAGACCTCACATTTCTTGCTTACCGCCATAGAAATTACTCAAAA GTGATCGAATTTGTCCTATTCAAACAACGATTGCAGCACTCAAACCAGTACCAAGCTGCAAGGGTTGAAGCGTCTGTCTTGCAATTGAAGCAGAACGCAGACAgctttgaggaagaagag CGCATTCTTGAAAATCTGAAATCTGGAGTTCAACTTGTGGAGCTCTCAAATGAAATTGGATCCAGGACACTTAAGTTCAATGAAGATATGCAAACACGTCCGTGGTGGACACCTTGTCCTGAGAAAAACTATCTACTAG GTCCGTTTGAAGAAATTTCTTACTGTCCTCCCAAAGAGAATGTG AAAGAAGAACgtgaagaaaatatgaaacGAGCCATCCAGAGAAAATCCCTTCTACCTCGGATGATATATCTCTCTATTCAGTGCACGCCAACGGCATTAAAGGAAAGTGTTGAAACCAATGGGTCTGGAGGTGACATCGACGTCTGTGAAGAACTTAAGTGTTTGCTGGAGGACTACACAAAAATGTTGGGATGTTCTCTAAGTGACGCTGTAGAAATGATCACAGAGATCTCACAGGGTGCAAGGACTTCCGAG AGCCTCGGTTCAAATTTGGTGGACTGGTTAAATTTTGCGGTGTTTTGGAATGCGTGGAGCCTAAGTTCCCAGGAGCACTGGCATGTGTTGAACTCCCTGTTTGAGAGGCTTATTCTGGATAGAGTCAGATCAATGGGATCTTCAGACATGAGTTCTTGCTACTCTGATGTCCAGGTCTTGGTTCAGATCATCACCGAACCGTTGGCGTGGCACAGTCTTATCATTCAGGCCTGCACCCGCTCGTCTCTCCCATCtgggaaaaagaagaagaaaaatcaacattcAGATCAATTATCTTCGTCCCCCATATCACAAGCAATCAAAGATTCTATACAGTTACTATGCAGCACAATACAAGATGTTTCTAACTGGCTACTGAATCAACTGAACAATCCAGAAGATGGTCAAGTGGAGGGATTTCTGACAACTCTGAAGAGAGATGGAAATGCAGCAGGACCAGGTCAGATTCTTGGGGTACTAGAGAGTTTCATCGCATCCAGCGAAGAATCGGAGGTTGGAAATCGCATCTTTCAAGCACTGAAATCATGGAACACGGCAGATACCGCACGTAAAACAGTCATGGCGCAACAGAGAGTCCTCCGTGAGTTTCTCCAGATCTGTGAATCTAAGAGAAAGCTACTGGAAACGCTCAAGCAACAGATGTCCCATGTTTGA